The genome window TATTGGGGTCGGTAGGGTTAGAGAGACCCTCAACTTGATGATTCAGCAGAGCTTGCTGGCTGGAGTTCATCGCGAGATTTTGCGCATGCTTTATGCCGTAAACAAGTCCGGTGATGCCGAGCACCGCCGCTAACGCAAGCCGTGGAATCCAGCTGGTGATGGAGCGACCCCGCACGCCCCACAGCACCACCAGCCCCATCAGCGAGAGGACGATAGGTGCTCGAACCCCGCTATAGAGAATCCCCGCCAAGAGCAGGGGAGGGAAGGCCAAAGTCCAAAAACGCCCGGAGAGGATAAAGGCGCAAGCGATAACAAAGCAGATAGCTAAGAAAAGAGGGTACTCCCCAGTAGAGGTAAAAAAGGACATGGGGCGTTTGGCGTCGGCGTCATTGATGGAATTGTAGCTGGGGTCGCGACTTATCCAGATCTGTTCACCTTTTGTGAAGCCGTAGAGCGTTTGATAGATGCCATAGAAGGCGCCAAACAGCGCCACAATGAGAGCAACCGCATAAAGCAGCTGAACCGTGCGGCGGTTTCCCAGATCACGACCCACAAACGACCAGAGGATAGGGATCACCATAAACATCGCCCCGCCTAAGGCCACTATCACACTGCCTTGCATAGGGTTGAGCAACCCAACCGTCAACATGAGCCCCAACAGCAAGGCGCGTGTTTTGGCGATGGGGTTATCCAGCGGAATTTGGCGTGCCAGGAGCTTACCAAAGCCAATGAGGCCTATAACGACAGGGATGACGGTGAGCAGCGGATCTACATGAAACTCTCCCATCAGGGGGATGAGGTTGCGGCGCACGCCGCCCAGAACAGCGAGGTAGATAAGAGCAAAAATGGGTAGAGCGGCGGAACGGCGAAGCGTAAAGAAAAGAATAAAAAGCGCGCCCGCCATAAGGCATCGAACGCCCAACATGGAGCTGATTGCAAAGGGAATGGCCCCAAGCAGCACGATGGAGGGGATAATGATTTCCCAGACCGATATCTTTTGAGACGAACCGCCCGTGCTCGGAAGGCGCAGAATGTAAGACCCCGAAATGAGATCGGTGCGGGTTGTTTCTGTTGTCATGTCGTTCGCTCCTTTGTGTTGTCCTGCTCTCTCGTCATTAGCGTTCGGCCAACAGCGCCTCTACGGCCTCTACAAACCGTTGGGCAAATCGTTGCGTTGAGAACTCCTGAGCGCGTTTAAAGGCTGCCTGACCAACCTGTCGTGCAAACTCTGGATTGTTGAGATAACGGAGAATGGCTTCAGCCAGCTTATCGGGTTGATTATAGGGCGCCAAAAGACCATCTACTCCCTCGGTAATGATCTCCCGTGGCCCTCCCTCGGAGCCCGCCACCACCGGTTTTCCTAACGCCATCGCCTCGATAACCACAATTCCGAACGGCTCGTTGTCGGAGGCGTGAACGAAAACATCACACGCCTGCATCCATTGTTCCACATTTTTCTGAAAACCCGCAAGAATCACGTGGTTTTGCAGCCCCAAAGCCTCGATGCGTTGGCGCAGATAGGCCAGATAGTCCGGCTCCAAAGCGTGCTCTCCGCCGACAATGAGGGCGTGCGCCTCGGGATGCGCCTTTAGAATGGCGGGCATGGCCTCGATAAGCGTATGCATGCCCTTCCAACGTTGAAGACGGCCAACTATCTCAATAAGCGGCCCCTCTTGTGGAAGGCCGAGCTGCGACCTTACTTCCGAGGGACTAGGCAGTTGCGTTGGGTCGAATTGGCATAGGTCGGTGCTGGGAGGCACTACCTGAATGGGGCGCTTGGGAGGGAGGCAGCTTTGGGCGGCGGCAGCCTTTTGGGAAACGGCGATGATGCCTTTGGCAGGAATACGGGTAATGTTTCTATCCCAGAAGTTCGCTTTCGATGGCACCCCAAGTTGGTACCAGATGGCGGGTGTGCGTGTGAGGAGTGCGGCAGGGCCGCTGTAGATATGCGCCTTTCCCATCCAGCCTATTACACAGTCGTAATGCGCACGGCGCAAATGGGCTGCTAGCCGCATCACTGTGAGGAAGTAGCGCGATAACTGTCGTAATCGCCCAGCGGGAAGCACCCAAACCTTGGTTCCAAGCCCCGCGGCGTCGGACACCATGTGACCATCCTCTAAGAAACAGACCTCCCACTCCACCCCATTGGGTGCCTCTTGCAAGAGGTGCAGCAGCATGCGTTCTGCTCCTCCTCGAAGGGTGGCAATGGGCATGATAATGAGACATTTCATTTCGTATTGTCCTCCTACGAGATCTCTTTGACCGGTGGCAGCGGTTCCATCGGCACATGGTGAATGGTTTGGACGATCTGTTGGCGTCTCTTGCTAATGAAGGGACGCTCGAACACAAGATAAAACGCCCAGGCAAACCCAACAGCGCTGACGACGGTGAGGAAAAAGAGTAGATAGGGGTATCCTGCGGAAGAGAGGTGAAGCTTTGTCATCAGCTGGTGCATGGTACCGACGATGAGAATATGCGTAATGTAGAGACTATAAGAGAAAGCGCCCACGGCAAAGAGGGGGCGTAACAGAGCGCTCTTCACAAGGCGCTTGTCATGACGGTGAAGCCAAATAAGTAGCACTGCGAAAATCCAACAGATAGCAAACGATGGAAAAATATAAAGTCTGTGACCGCCTATCACCTCATAGGGTTTAAGGCTGCTGAGCGCGAGAATGGCGAACCCTGAAAGGAGGAGCATAAGGCGGGCACGTCCACGATGAGGAAACTTGATGGCATCGTACACGACGATGCCTAAACCAAATTGTGGCCATAGATCGAAGGGGAAAGGTGGAGGGGTAGGCAAGAGCAACAGAGCGAGCAGACATAAGAGAGCGAGACCGTGCAGCGCCAACAGAAGGGTTTCCTCATCTTGACGGCGGCTGATGACACCCCACAGAGCCAACCCCACGATGACATAGAAGGCGACCTCGTAGCACAGAGTCCACGCTGGGCCGATGAGATCAATTTGGTGAAAGGAAGGAGTTGTTAGGGTGACGTTGCTCAGCCAAAAGAGAGGGGCTTGGTGGCTGTTTGGAAGACGTTCGGCTAGATGGCTTTGTGAGAGGTATCCGTGATGTGCCAAGAAGGCAATGGCCAATGCAAGCAAAAGGGTAAGTATCAGCGACGCCCAGTAGGTGGGGTATATTCTACGGATCCGCGCTTTGAGATAGCCGATGGGGTTTTTATCGCGGTTTAGGTTGGCCACTGCTGCGCTGAGAATGCAGAAGCCGCTGATCACGAAAAAAAGCTGCACGCCCCGGCCTCCGAAAGACATGAGGGTGTAGAGCACATTCAAGGGTACAACAGCATGTTCTGGATGAAACTGACTGGCAGCATGGAAGCCCAGAACCCATAAGCTGGCAACGCCTCTCCAGGCATCGAGGGAGAAGTAAGGGCCTGATGTTCGCGGTGTATCGGCTAAGTTTTGCGATTTTATGGTGGGGGTCATCGGCTAACTCCTGAGGTGAGATGGTAAATCAGTTCGCCTCCGATCCGCTCCCAAGTGAAGTTGGATTCGTAGAAAGCACGTGCTTCCCTCCCCATCGCCATGCGGCGATCGGGGTTGAGCGCAAGCAGAGCAACCGCATCTAGGAAGGCCTTTTGATCTTCCGCAGGCGTCAGCAGATACGCCGTGCCGTTGGTCGACATCCAGAGCGAGTCGGTATGTTCGCCGAGGGTTCCCACGGAAGGCAGCCGGTGCGCTAATGCGGTGATGTAGCTGCTGCGTCGCGTGGAGACCCCATCTACGAACGGAGCCAGATAGATGTCCACAGCGGAAAGGCGCAGGGAGGCCTCTGCAGGAGGACAGAGTCCGTCGGCTCTGATCGGTAGGTTCTCAAACAGAGCGCACATCTCCTTTTGATTGGGGCCAATGTACAGAAATAGGATGGGGAGCGAACGGCTTTGAAGCTGTTGGAGCGCTTGGCGAAACCAGGATAGTCGCAGGGCCCCATGAACCGTGCCGAAGTAGCCCAACACCAGCGTCTCCGGCGCGATAGCCAGCCTGGAGCGCGCCTCATCGGGCGGGATGCCCAAATAGGGGATATTGGAACCAACCGGCAGATGGATGGGGCGCGGACCTCCGCTCCAAGGCGCAAGCTGCTGGTGCCACCAAGCCTCGGTCGAGATAAAGCAGCGCTCGGAGGCACGCCAAAGCTCTCTTGCCTGAAACCGTTGCCACGTGGTCATGACGGCGAACTTCCAGTTCAGCACCGGCACAAAGGTCTCGTGGAACATGACGGCGAAGTGAACGCCCCGCCGCTTTACCGCCCGCATAGCAAAGGGCAGCCAGGGGTTAAAGCCCCAACGGCCGTAGCTGAAGGGGTTGTACTGAAGCAGCAGCCAATCGAGCTTATAGTCGGCAACGATCTTTGGAAGGTTCGACACGCTTTTGGGCTGGGAATAGGAGAAGGGCTTGGCGACCTCAACCTGAGGAATGGGGTGGTGGGCATACTCTTGAGGAATGAAGACCACAACCTGGTGCTGCTTTGCAAGCTCCTGCACCAAATTGGCCGTATAGTCGCCAATGCCGTCGCGCTGCGGAGGCAGAGCCGGGGCGATGATGCCTAGGCGCATTTCACGAGGATCTCCCTATTAGGTTCGGTGAACTGCTTTGGTACCAGGCCTCCAGCTTTTGAGAGAGATAGAGCGAAAGCGGGGGTAAAAAGACAATAGAGAGCAGATAGCTCGCCGTGGCCACTGAGCTGGTTATCGAGAGGGTGAGCGCGTCCATGAGAAAGCCTATCCACAAGTACTGCCACACGATGATCCAGAAGGAGTGCCGTCCCACGAAGTTAAGGAACCTCCCAAGCACGGATGCATTTAGCGAGGGCAGCAGCATCCGCAGAAAGCTCACCCCGCAGAAGACAGCGGTGCCCACCGCTGAGGCGCTAAGGAGGTAGAGAAGTCCGGGAACTGGGGTAAGGGCGGCGAGGCGATGCCATGGCTCCTGTGAGGCAGTCGCGCATAAGAGGTTGCCTCCGATGGCCACCAGAAGAGCGGCGAGCAAGGCAATACCCACCCAGCGGCGCCGGTTTTTCGAATTCACGTAGCTCCAGCCTAGCCAGATGCTAAATACGAGGAGGGGAGCATACCCGAATATAGGAAAGGTGCGGGCACTGGGCTGTGCCCCGAAAACCATCTTCCACCAGCCTGAAAAGGCGGTCGGCGCGTGCCTTGCCAGAAGGTTGCCGAGGATATTTAAGCCCATTGCGCCCAAAAGCGCTCTGCCGGGACGGGTGGCGATGAAGGAGACCACGTTGGGAAAAGCCAGAATCAACAGTAGATAGAGTAGAAACGAGAGAAAAAAATCGCCCGCCTTCGGCACGTTAAGCAGCAGAAGCATGTGAAGAATGGTAGGGGCGAGTTGTGATCGAGGCAACCCGGCGAGCATCGCGTAGTTGCCTCCAAAGGCGATAAGATAGTAGCCCAGCAAGATCATGCCGGCTTGTCGCAAAAAGCGTGCCTTGCCTTCGGGACGAAGCAGCAGCCCTCGATAGCGGATGATCGCTTGCGCCATTCCAAAGCTCA of Chthonomonas calidirosea T49 contains these proteins:
- a CDS encoding acyltransferase family protein translates to MTPTIKSQNLADTPRTSGPYFSLDAWRGVASLWVLGFHAASQFHPEHAVVPLNVLYTLMSFGGRGVQLFFVISGFCILSAAVANLNRDKNPIGYLKARIRRIYPTYWASLILTLLLALAIAFLAHHGYLSQSHLAERLPNSHQAPLFWLSNVTLTTPSFHQIDLIGPAWTLCYEVAFYVIVGLALWGVISRRQDEETLLLALHGLALLCLLALLLLPTPPPFPFDLWPQFGLGIVVYDAIKFPHRGRARLMLLLSGFAILALSSLKPYEVIGGHRLYIFPSFAICWIFAVLLIWLHRHDKRLVKSALLRPLFAVGAFSYSLYITHILIVGTMHQLMTKLHLSSAGYPYLLFFLTVVSAVGFAWAFYLVFERPFISKRRQQIVQTIHHVPMEPLPPVKEIS
- a CDS encoding glycosyltransferase family 4 protein, which translates into the protein MKCLIIMPIATLRGGAERMLLHLLQEAPNGVEWEVCFLEDGHMVSDAAGLGTKVWVLPAGRLRQLSRYFLTVMRLAAHLRRAHYDCVIGWMGKAHIYSGPAALLTRTPAIWYQLGVPSKANFWDRNITRIPAKGIIAVSQKAAAAQSCLPPKRPIQVVPPSTDLCQFDPTQLPSPSEVRSQLGLPQEGPLIEIVGRLQRWKGMHTLIEAMPAILKAHPEAHALIVGGEHALEPDYLAYLRQRIEALGLQNHVILAGFQKNVEQWMQACDVFVHASDNEPFGIVVIEAMALGKPVVAGSEGGPREIITEGVDGLLAPYNQPDKLAEAILRYLNNPEFARQVGQAAFKRAQEFSTQRFAQRFVEAVEALLAER
- a CDS encoding glycosyltransferase family 4 protein; this translates as MRLGIIAPALPPQRDGIGDYTANLVQELAKQHQVVVFIPQEYAHHPIPQVEVAKPFSYSQPKSVSNLPKIVADYKLDWLLLQYNPFSYGRWGFNPWLPFAMRAVKRRGVHFAVMFHETFVPVLNWKFAVMTTWQRFQARELWRASERCFISTEAWWHQQLAPWSGGPRPIHLPVGSNIPYLGIPPDEARSRLAIAPETLVLGYFGTVHGALRLSWFRQALQQLQSRSLPILFLYIGPNQKEMCALFENLPIRADGLCPPAEASLRLSAVDIYLAPFVDGVSTRRSSYITALAHRLPSVGTLGEHTDSLWMSTNGTAYLLTPAEDQKAFLDAVALLALNPDRRMAMGREARAFYESNFTWERIGGELIYHLTSGVSR